One region of Longimicrobium sp. genomic DNA includes:
- a CDS encoding S46 family peptidase yields MIQMRSTVFLLAAVLAGCGTARTSNEPATPAPMPAAEPMPAPAAPAAPRAASSYDTIRARPFDTGRMWTFDFPPLEHFQRTYGFRPTQQWLDNVRLSVVRFATWCSASFVSTEGLLLTNHHCAVPTLDPVQRAGENLLTNGFISRTRGEERRVPDLFVEQLVSIEDVTERVAAGVGEGTQEERQSRQMAVRRELERPDSANRMRYQVVEFYNGGRYSRYGYKRFDDVRLVFAPEQAIAFFGGDPDNFNYPRYNLDMALFRVYDENGRPFRPANYLRWSAAGAREGDPVFVVGNPGTTQRQLTNAQLEYLRDVAQPAQLAVLNAQRTSLQRIGQADPARGLELRDNIFSIENSIKAITGRREGALDPALFARKVDWERRFRASVQGDPARAARYGAAWDSITAFQAERRALAPGLLYNAYLNSGPLGQAMALVRAAGGEAQFRGAAGAPLTAARGEQVIELAELLRVAQRNVPQDSVLRLVLAGRSPDDAATQIVSSYTLADTTARRQLLAGGAAAVQASTDPVIALARQVAPVVMARQRAMAAINVRETAQRNLLGRAFYEVYGTDVPPDATFTLRIADGVVKGYEANGTIMPWKTTFYGLYNRAYGFDQKTSDFDLPPRWDTPPAGLRLETPFNFVSTNDIIGGNSGSPMINRNSEVVGLIFDGNLQSLPGNFIFDETQNRTISVHSAGILEALRNVYRVQRLVDELVPPTRR; encoded by the coding sequence CCAGATGCGTTCGACCGTCTTCCTGCTCGCCGCCGTGCTGGCCGGGTGCGGCACGGCCCGCACGTCCAACGAGCCCGCCACGCCGGCCCCGATGCCCGCCGCCGAGCCGATGCCGGCCCCGGCCGCGCCCGCCGCGCCCCGGGCCGCGTCGTCGTACGACACCATCCGCGCGCGCCCGTTCGACACGGGGCGGATGTGGACCTTCGACTTCCCGCCGCTGGAGCACTTCCAGCGCACCTACGGCTTCCGCCCCACGCAGCAGTGGCTGGACAACGTGCGGCTCTCGGTGGTGCGCTTCGCCACCTGGTGCTCGGCGTCGTTCGTGTCGACCGAGGGGCTGCTCCTCACCAACCACCACTGCGCCGTCCCCACGCTGGACCCGGTGCAGCGCGCGGGCGAGAACCTGCTCACCAACGGCTTCATCTCCCGCACGCGGGGCGAGGAGCGCCGCGTTCCCGATCTCTTCGTGGAGCAGCTTGTCTCCATCGAGGACGTGACGGAGCGGGTGGCCGCGGGCGTGGGCGAGGGGACCCAGGAAGAGCGCCAGTCCCGGCAGATGGCGGTGCGCCGCGAGCTGGAGCGGCCGGACTCCGCCAACCGCATGCGCTACCAGGTGGTGGAATTCTACAACGGAGGGCGGTACAGCCGCTACGGCTACAAGCGGTTCGACGACGTGCGCCTTGTGTTCGCGCCCGAACAGGCGATCGCCTTCTTCGGCGGCGACCCGGACAACTTCAACTATCCGCGCTACAACCTGGACATGGCGTTGTTCCGGGTGTACGACGAGAACGGGCGCCCATTCCGCCCCGCAAACTATCTCCGCTGGAGCGCCGCCGGCGCGCGCGAGGGTGACCCGGTGTTCGTGGTCGGCAACCCGGGGACGACGCAGCGCCAGCTCACGAACGCGCAACTCGAGTACCTTCGCGACGTCGCCCAGCCCGCGCAGCTCGCGGTGCTGAACGCGCAGCGCACCTCCCTGCAGCGCATCGGCCAGGCGGACCCGGCGCGGGGGCTGGAGCTGCGCGACAACATCTTCAGCATCGAGAACTCCATCAAGGCGATCACCGGCCGCCGCGAGGGGGCGCTGGACCCTGCCCTCTTCGCCCGCAAGGTGGACTGGGAGCGCCGCTTCCGCGCGTCCGTGCAGGGCGACCCCGCGCGCGCGGCCCGCTACGGCGCCGCCTGGGACTCGATCACGGCGTTCCAGGCGGAGCGCCGCGCGCTGGCTCCCGGGCTCCTCTACAACGCGTACCTCAACTCGGGTCCGCTGGGCCAGGCGATGGCGCTGGTGCGCGCGGCCGGCGGCGAGGCGCAGTTCCGCGGCGCGGCCGGGGCTCCGCTGACGGCGGCGCGTGGCGAGCAGGTGATCGAGCTGGCGGAGCTGCTGCGCGTGGCCCAGCGCAACGTGCCGCAGGACTCGGTGCTGCGCCTGGTGCTCGCCGGCCGCTCGCCGGACGATGCCGCCACGCAGATCGTCTCGTCGTACACCCTGGCGGACACCACGGCGCGCCGGCAGCTCCTGGCCGGGGGCGCCGCCGCGGTGCAGGCCTCTACCGACCCGGTGATCGCCCTGGCCCGCCAGGTGGCGCCGGTGGTGATGGCGCGGCAGCGTGCGATGGCCGCCATCAACGTGCGCGAGACGGCGCAGCGCAACCTGCTGGGACGCGCCTTCTACGAGGTCTACGGCACCGACGTGCCGCCCGACGCCACCTTCACGCTGCGCATCGCGGACGGCGTGGTCAAGGGTTATGAAGCCAACGGTACGATAATGCCGTGGAAGACAACCTTTTACGGCCTCTACAACCGCGCGTACGGCTTCGACCAGAAGACGAGCGACTTCGACCTTCCGCCGCGCTGGGACACGCCGCCGGCGGGCCTGCGGCTGGAGACGCCGTTCAACTTCGTCTCCACCAACGACATCATCGGCGGCAACAGCGGCTCGCCGATGATCAACCGGAACTCCGAGGTGGTGGGGCTGATCTTCGACGGCAACCTGCAGTCGCTGCCGGGGAACTTCATCTTCGACGAGACGCAGAACCGCACGATCTCGGTGCACTCGGCCGGCATCCTGGAGGCGCTCCGCAACGTCTACCGCGTGCAGCGCCTGGTCGACGAGCTGGTGCCGCCCACGCGCCGCTGA
- a CDS encoding helix-turn-helix domain-containing protein: MNAHTPLCPLFHRAVELVGRRWTGAIIFVLLKGRTRFAGLRAAIPDITDRMLSERLRELEQEGVLERCVIPDTPVRVEYALTEKGRALAGAVDALGAWAHEWLDHPAEQAS; encoded by the coding sequence ATGAATGCGCACACGCCGCTCTGCCCCCTCTTCCATCGCGCCGTCGAGCTGGTCGGCCGGCGCTGGACGGGCGCCATCATCTTCGTGCTGCTGAAGGGGCGCACGCGCTTCGCCGGGCTGCGCGCCGCGATCCCGGACATTACGGACCGCATGCTCTCCGAGCGCCTGCGCGAGCTGGAGCAGGAGGGCGTTCTGGAGCGGTGCGTGATCCCGGACACGCCGGTGCGCGTGGAGTACGCGCTCACCGAAAAGGGCCGCGCGCTCGCCGGCGCCGTGGACGCACTGGGCGCGTGGGCGCACGAGTGGCTCGATCATCCAGCCGAGCAGGCATCGTAA
- a CDS encoding nitroreductase family protein, with amino-acid sequence MMSTSIDFLSVREAAEQRRSIRAYEPVPIPRDEMEEILDVVRRAPSAFNVQPWRFVVVETPEMKERLAAAAFNQRQVHSAPAVIVLYTDMKESLAHLNAIVHPGMSPEQQVATQRTIRNMFAKQSEDERETWAQGQGYIALGYLLLAAEARGYQTSPMAGFDPAAVKALLGLPENVRIPALVAIGRGAEEGFPQHRLPLERILRVA; translated from the coding sequence ATGATGAGCACCAGCATCGACTTCCTGAGCGTGCGCGAAGCGGCGGAGCAGCGCCGTTCCATCCGTGCCTACGAGCCGGTCCCCATTCCGCGCGACGAGATGGAGGAGATTCTCGACGTGGTGCGGCGGGCGCCTTCCGCCTTCAACGTGCAGCCCTGGCGCTTCGTCGTCGTGGAGACGCCGGAGATGAAGGAGCGGCTCGCGGCCGCCGCGTTCAACCAGCGGCAGGTGCACTCGGCGCCCGCCGTCATCGTCCTGTACACGGACATGAAGGAGTCGCTGGCCCACCTCAACGCCATCGTGCACCCCGGGATGAGCCCCGAGCAGCAGGTGGCGACGCAGCGCACCATCCGCAACATGTTCGCGAAGCAGAGCGAGGACGAGCGCGAGACGTGGGCGCAGGGGCAGGGCTACATCGCCCTCGGCTACCTCCTGCTGGCCGCCGAGGCGCGCGGCTACCAGACCTCGCCGATGGCCGGCTTCGACCCCGCCGCCGTCAAGGCGCTCCTGGGTCTGCCGGAGAACGTCCGCATCCCGGCCCTGGTCGCGATCGGCCGCGGCGCGGAAGAGGGTTTTCCGCAGCACCGGCTGCCGCTGGAGAGGATTCTGCGGGTGGCGTAA
- a CDS encoding DsbA family oxidoreductase gives MKVEIYSDVACPWCYIGKRRFERALAAFPGAGEVEVVYRPYQLDPAAPATARPLLDALKEKFGPGAASMAGNVAEAARGEGITMDFDRALAANTLAAHRLLRLAEHEYGPPVQHALAEQLFEAHFARGADIGDPAVLTALAIAAGMDGERVRGYLVSDEGVAEVMGEIRDARQLGITAVPTFVFEGRYGVQGAQPASAFLQAFETVARESAAVPQAGADGCDDGACAV, from the coding sequence ATGAAGGTCGAGATCTATTCCGACGTTGCCTGCCCGTGGTGCTACATCGGGAAGCGGCGGTTCGAGAGGGCGCTGGCGGCGTTTCCGGGGGCGGGTGAGGTGGAGGTCGTGTATCGGCCGTACCAGCTCGATCCCGCGGCCCCCGCGACGGCGCGACCGCTGCTGGATGCGCTGAAGGAGAAGTTCGGGCCGGGGGCGGCGTCGATGGCGGGCAATGTCGCCGAGGCGGCGCGCGGGGAGGGGATCACGATGGACTTCGACCGCGCGCTGGCGGCTAACACCCTCGCCGCGCACCGGCTCCTGCGCCTGGCGGAGCACGAGTACGGACCGCCGGTGCAGCACGCGCTGGCGGAGCAGCTCTTCGAGGCCCACTTCGCCCGCGGCGCCGACATTGGCGACCCCGCGGTCCTCACCGCCCTCGCCATCGCGGCGGGAATGGATGGCGAACGGGTGCGTGGGTACCTGGTGTCGGACGAGGGGGTAGCGGAGGTGATGGGCGAGATCCGCGACGCGCGGCAGCTCGGCATCACCGCGGTTCCCACCTTCGTCTTCGAGGGGCGCTACGGTGTGCAGGGCGCCCAGCCGGCCTCCGCCTTCCTCCAGGCCTTTGAGACCGTCGCCCGCGAATCCGCCGCCGTGCCGCAGGCTGGCGCGGATGGGTGTGATGATGGGGCGTGCGCGGTGTGA
- a CDS encoding DUF4186 domain-containing protein, with protein MRDLDRVFRGLAGSRFRSRFRLGAADRAYLEAKGLPTILVHAADFVARRLAPANPVKDGKQTPFRGHPVFVAQHATATCCRGCLEKWHAIPAGRELTAEEQAHVVSAIERWLTGGTGE; from the coding sequence ATGCGCGACCTGGACCGGGTGTTCCGCGGACTGGCGGGGTCCCGCTTCCGGAGCCGGTTTCGGCTGGGGGCGGCGGATCGCGCGTACCTGGAGGCGAAGGGGCTGCCCACGATCCTGGTGCACGCGGCGGATTTCGTGGCGCGGCGCCTGGCCCCCGCGAACCCCGTCAAAGACGGCAAGCAGACCCCCTTTCGCGGCCACCCCGTCTTCGTCGCGCAACACGCCACAGCCACCTGTTGCCGCGGCTGCCTCGAGAAATGGCACGCCATCCCCGCCGGCCGCGAGCTGACGGCAGAGGAGCAGGCGCACGTGGTGTCGGCGATCGAGCGGTGGCTTACTGGGGGGACGGGCGAGTAA
- a CDS encoding GAF domain-containing protein, whose amino-acid sequence MSIPTNEALRAVNDPERVAALHRTGLLGTDAEEAFDRMTRLAAKLLRVPAAFISLVDHERDFYVSAHGFGEPLATSRELTGRTFCHYAIESDQPLVINDARADPVYSLVPTVESLGVAAYVGVPLPGPEGHILGSFCAIDTSPRAWTPDEVDILSELASSARREIELRHRTRLAEEQTLRLRELASELTAQVAENRALADALREARTPA is encoded by the coding sequence GTGAGCATCCCGACGAACGAAGCCCTCCGCGCGGTGAACGATCCCGAGCGGGTCGCCGCGCTGCACCGCACCGGCCTCCTGGGCACCGACGCCGAGGAAGCGTTCGACCGCATGACGCGCCTGGCGGCGAAGCTCCTGCGCGTGCCCGCCGCCTTCATCTCGCTGGTGGACCACGAGCGCGACTTCTACGTGAGCGCGCACGGCTTCGGCGAGCCCCTCGCCACCTCGCGCGAACTCACGGGGCGCACCTTCTGCCACTACGCCATCGAGTCCGACCAGCCGCTCGTCATCAACGACGCGCGCGCGGACCCGGTGTACAGCCTCGTCCCCACGGTGGAGTCGCTGGGCGTGGCGGCGTACGTGGGCGTCCCGCTGCCGGGCCCCGAGGGCCACATCCTGGGCTCCTTCTGCGCCATCGACACCTCGCCTCGCGCCTGGACCCCCGACGAGGTGGACATCCTTTCGGAGCTCGCGTCCTCCGCGCGCCGCGAGATCGAGCTGCGCCACCGCACGCGTCTCGCCGAGGAGCAGACCCTGCGCCTGCGCGAGCTCGCCTCCGAGCTGACCGCCCAGGTCGCCGAGAACCGCGCTCTCGCCGACGCCCTCCGCGAGGCCCGCACGCCTGCGTAG